A segment of the Halococcus sediminicola genome:
TCGTTTGATTTACGGAAATCGTTGGACCTATCTCTGATGTCACCTTCTATCAGATTACTGTCGTGCATGCTTAAAATACAATTGTCTTCCACATGTCATATTTCAAGTAGTATGACTGAAGGCTTGTGAATAGGATTTTAGCCCATTGCTGTCCTACTGGGTGTCATGAGTGTTCTCGTGACCGGTGCAAGTCGTGGCATCGGCCGTTCAATCGCTCTCCACCTCGCAGAGACACACGATGTCGGGGTACAGTATCACACATCCGCCGACGCTGCTGCTACTGTCGTTGCCGAAGCCGAACAGAAGGGCGCAACAGCCGTCGATCTCCAGGCGGACGTGCGCGATTCAACTGCGGTTGACGACCTGCTCGCGGAAGCAGCCGATGCCCTCAGTGGTCTCGATGCGGTCGTCAACAACGCTGGAATAATCCGTCCGGCTCCCATTACCGACCTCTCTGACGAGGACTGGCAAGAGGTCATCGAGACGAACCTCACCGGAGCGTTCTACGTCGCTCGTGCTGCGGTGCCGTATCTTCGGGAAAACGACGAACCTGGTGGCGATATCATCAGTATTTCCAGTATCGGTGGGACCGGCGGCACTGTTGATACCAGCTACGCGGCGAGTAAAGCCGGCCTCCACGGTCTCACACGTGCGCTTGCTCGCGAAGTCGGGCCGGACAATATACAGGCCAACGCTATCGCGCCCGGACCGGTCACTACCGAGATGAACGACGAAATCGTCGCGTATCTCGAAGAGATCGAATTCCATGGCCATGAGAACATCGACACCCACCTCCCGACGTACGCCTGCGATCCAGCCGAAATAGCTGGAACGGTCGAGTATCTCCTCAAGAATCAGCATATCCACGGCGAAATCATCAATGTCAATGGTGGAATGCAATTCCAGTAGGAGCGTCGGTGGTGCGATGCGCCCGCCAGCGACTTATACTCCATCGAGGCACTCGCTCGCACCCGTCGACGATCCACGCCGTCGACCACCGTCGCGGATCACAACGGAAATCGAAGAAGGCGAGTCGATCAGTCGTCGGCGGGTTCGCCCTCACCGTGGGCCGCCGCGTCGATGTCGGGCAGTTCAGGAATGGCGCTCGTGTCGTGGGTGCCCACCGGTGGGAGGTTGACCGCTGCGGCCGGCGAGGCGTCGAGATCGACGCCCGTATCGAGCGCGTCCATCTCGCCGTCGGCGTCGCGGGCGTCTTGGTCGATCCGCATCGAACAGAACTCGACGCCACACATCGAGCAGAAACGCGCTTCCTTGTAGTTGTCACCTGGCAGTGTCTGGTCGTGCGAATTCCGGGCGCGATCGGGATCAAGCGCGAGATCGAATTGCTCGCGCCAGTCGAAATCGTACCTGGCCTGCGAGAGCGCGTCATCCCAGTCGCGCGCGCCAGGCAGCCCGTTGGCTACGTCGCCGGCGTGGGCCGCGATCCGGTAGGCCGCGAGCGCCTCGCGGACGTCCTCGGCGTCGGGCAGCCCGAGATGCTCCTTCGGGGTGACGTAACAGAGCATCGCCGCGCCCGCGCGGGCGGCCTCGGTCGCACCGATCGCGCTCGTGATGTGGTCGTAGCCCGGTGCGACGTCGGTCACGAGCGGCCCGAGCACATAGAACGGCGCGCCGTCACAGACCTCCTGCTGGCGCTCGACGTTGCCCCCGATCTGATCCATCGGCACGTGGCCCGGTCCCTCGACCATCACCTGGACGCCGTGATCCCACGCGGTCCGAGTGAGCTCGCCAAGCGTGTCGAGCTCCGCGAACTGGGCTTCGTCGCTCGCGTCCGCGAGGCTGCCCGGTCGGAGTCCATCGCCGAGACTGAACGTGACGTCGTGCTCGGCGAAGATCTTGCAAATTGCCTCGAACTCGGTGTACAGCGGGTTCTGCATCGCGTTCTCCTCCATCCACTGGGCGAGAATCGAGCCGCCGCGCGAGACGATCCCCGTCGTCCGGCCGTCAGTCAGCGGGAGGTGTTCCATCAGAACGCCGGCGTGGATCGTCATATAGTCGACGCCCTGTTCGGCCTGCTTTTCGATCACGTCAAGCAGCAGCTCGTGGGTGATCTCCTCGGGGCTTTCCGCGCGCTTGACCGCCTCGTAGATCGGGACCGTCCCGATCGGCACGGGCGAGTGCTCGACGTTCGCCTCGCGGATCGTGTCAAGTTCCTCGCCGGTGCTCAGATCCATCACCGTGTCCGCTCCGTAGTGGACCGATGCGTGGAGCTTCCTGAGTTCCTCGGTCCGGTCGCTCGTGGTCTCGCTGTTACCGATGTTGGCGTTGACCTTCGTCGAGAACTCGCGACCGATGATCATCGGGTCGAGTCCCTCGTGAGCATGGTTCGCGGGGATTACCGCCTCGCCCGTGGCGACCTGCTCGCGGACGAACTCCGTGTCGCGGTTCTCGCGCTCGGCGACGCGCTCGATCGCCGGCGTGACGATACCTTCGCGGGCGGACTGGATCTGTGTCTTTGCCATTAATAACCTAGTTATACTACTGGATTATAAAATTGGTGGCCACCGGCGACAATCGACGATAACTCGGAGTACGCCCGAGTGAGGACAAGGACGTTTATACGTCAGCGTAAGCCCTGTCGTCCAGCTGGCCGTCCCGCTCAACAACCAGGCACTTCGTCCGATGTTGGTCGAGGGGCACGATTTATGCACATTGTCGGCTGATAGAGTGGTATGTCATTACAACTTCTAAATGAGATCGTGGTCGAACGATTTCTGCCGACCGCTCGGGCAATGTTGGCGAGTGAACTCGACGAACGCGGATTCACTCAACAGGAAATCGCCGACCGGTTAGGTGTGACCCAAGCCGCAGTCAGCAAATCCCTCGGCGAAAACGCCATCGTC
Coding sequences within it:
- a CDS encoding SDR family NAD(P)-dependent oxidoreductase, producing the protein MSVLVTGASRGIGRSIALHLAETHDVGVQYHTSADAAATVVAEAEQKGATAVDLQADVRDSTAVDDLLAEAADALSGLDAVVNNAGIIRPAPITDLSDEDWQEVIETNLTGAFYVARAAVPYLRENDEPGGDIISISSIGGTGGTVDTSYAASKAGLHGLTRALAREVGPDNIQANAIAPGPVTTEMNDEIVAYLEEIEFHGHENIDTHLPTYACDPAEIAGTVEYLLKNQHIHGEIINVNGGMQFQ
- the thiC gene encoding phosphomethylpyrimidine synthase ThiC; amino-acid sequence: MAKTQIQSAREGIVTPAIERVAERENRDTEFVREQVATGEAVIPANHAHEGLDPMIIGREFSTKVNANIGNSETTSDRTEELRKLHASVHYGADTVMDLSTGEELDTIREANVEHSPVPIGTVPIYEAVKRAESPEEITHELLLDVIEKQAEQGVDYMTIHAGVLMEHLPLTDGRTTGIVSRGGSILAQWMEENAMQNPLYTEFEAICKIFAEHDVTFSLGDGLRPGSLADASDEAQFAELDTLGELTRTAWDHGVQVMVEGPGHVPMDQIGGNVERQQEVCDGAPFYVLGPLVTDVAPGYDHITSAIGATEAARAGAAMLCYVTPKEHLGLPDAEDVREALAAYRIAAHAGDVANGLPGARDWDDALSQARYDFDWREQFDLALDPDRARNSHDQTLPGDNYKEARFCSMCGVEFCSMRIDQDARDADGEMDALDTGVDLDASPAAAVNLPPVGTHDTSAIPELPDIDAAAHGEGEPADD